In a single window of the Oscillospiraceae bacterium genome:
- a CDS encoding aldose 1-epimerase family protein, whose translation MSMQVIQNDLLKVEINDIGGELTSIVDKKSGREFMFDGDPAWWTGISPILFPVVGRFYKETYTDKGTTYKLPLHGFVRKNPIELVSCDGTTLVQRRVASDETLAMYPYNFEFYLTHTLRDKSIDVTYTVINKGDVDMPFQVGAHPGFKAKLGDKLILKSRFKDIYFQNLKDGLCDTPKYPIANETVVTKELFDNDVLIFDNAQLYSAALADEKGEYVEVSFTGFPACGIWAKAGAPYVCLEPWFGSDDVPGTDNEFAHRRNMNILSPGNTFTATYTINIKA comes from the coding sequence ATGAGTATGCAAGTTATCCAGAACGATCTTCTCAAGGTTGAAATCAACGACATCGGCGGCGAATTGACTTCCATCGTTGACAAAAAAAGCGGAAGGGAATTTATGTTTGACGGCGACCCCGCATGGTGGACAGGAATTTCCCCCATACTGTTCCCTGTTGTAGGACGCTTCTACAAGGAGACCTACACCGACAAGGGCACAACCTACAAGCTTCCTCTTCACGGATTTGTACGCAAGAACCCCATCGAGCTTGTTTCCTGCGACGGCACAACTCTTGTTCAGCGCAGAGTCGCAAGCGACGAAACTCTTGCAATGTATCCCTACAACTTTGAATTCTACCTCACACACACCCTCAGAGATAAATCCATCGACGTTACCTACACCGTAATCAACAAGGGCGATGTTGATATGCCCTTCCAGGTAGGTGCGCACCCCGGTTTCAAGGCAAAGCTGGGCGACAAGCTCATTCTCAAGAGCAGATTCAAGGATATTTACTTCCAGAACCTCAAGGACGGTCTTTGCGACACTCCCAAGTACCCCATAGCAAATGAAACCGTTGTAACAAAAGAGCTTTTTGACAATGATGTTCTTATTTTTGATAACGCACAGCTTTACTCCGCTGCTCTGGCAGACGAAAAGGGCGAGTATGTTGAAGTTTCCTTCACAGGCTTCCCCGCTTGCGGCATATGGGCAAAAGCAGGCGCCCCCTATGTATGTCTTGAGCCTTGGTTCGGTTCTGACGACGTTCCCGGCACCGACAACGAATTTGCACACAGACGCAACATGAACATTCTCTCCCCCGGCAATACCTTCACCGCAACCTACACCATCAATATAAAAGCGTAA
- a CDS encoding YgiQ family radical SAM protein, with protein MNKGFLPITRKECLDLGWDSVDFVYVTGDAYVDHPSFGVSIISRVLENAGFRIAILSQPDWRSTDDFKRFGKPRLGFLVTSGNIDSMVAHYTASKKKRSYDYYSPGGKPGLRPDRAVIVYCNMIRQAYGDVPIILGGLEASLRRCAHYDYWDNKVRRSVLVDSRADILTYGMGENILLRIASLLDKGVPVKKIRDVRGTVVLCDRDYTPNYEYVHCGEYDDLKNDKKLYADAFKIQYENNDHITGKAVTEGYDTKLLVQNPPMPPLEREELDKVYSLPYMRDYHPSYEKDGGVPAIAEVKFSITHNRGCFGGCAFCALAYHQGKTVRSRSIKSVVQEARIIASMPDFKGYIHDVGGPTANFRYPSCKKQLTDGMCKNRRCLTPKPCPNLIADHSEYIRLLHEVEKVDKVKKVFIRSGIRFDYMLADKNDAFFRRLVSNHVSGQLKVAPEHCSDRVLKEMGKPSIQVYNKFKEKYFALCENIGKEQYLVPYLMSSHPGSTMADAIELALYLKKSGYSPEQVQDFYPTPGTASTCMFYTGLDPFTGKKVYIPENYEEKQMQRALLQFNRPENHALIRKALVLAGREELIGYGANCLVPPQKGAKPQQQKAKPTPEAKNKKIIPQNKKSPKKPHSKPNEKPALRSTAKKNFPKPKHK; from the coding sequence ATGAACAAAGGATTTTTACCCATCACACGTAAGGAATGTCTTGACTTGGGGTGGGACAGTGTAGATTTTGTATATGTAACGGGTGACGCATATGTGGACCACCCCTCTTTCGGCGTGAGTATAATTTCAAGAGTGCTGGAAAACGCAGGCTTCAGAATAGCCATACTTTCCCAGCCGGACTGGCGCAGCACCGATGATTTCAAGCGCTTCGGAAAGCCGCGGCTGGGGTTTCTCGTCACCTCGGGAAACATAGACTCCATGGTAGCGCATTACACCGCCTCAAAAAAGAAACGCAGTTATGACTACTATTCACCCGGCGGAAAGCCGGGACTCCGCCCCGACCGCGCCGTTATAGTGTACTGCAATATGATACGTCAGGCATACGGAGATGTGCCCATAATTCTGGGCGGTCTTGAAGCCTCTCTGCGCCGATGTGCCCATTACGACTACTGGGACAACAAGGTGCGCCGAAGTGTGCTGGTGGATTCCCGTGCGGACATTCTCACCTACGGAATGGGAGAAAATATTCTTCTGCGCATTGCCTCACTGCTTGACAAGGGCGTACCTGTCAAAAAAATACGCGATGTACGCGGTACGGTTGTGCTGTGCGACAGAGACTACACTCCCAATTACGAATATGTTCACTGCGGTGAATACGACGATTTGAAAAACGACAAAAAGCTGTATGCCGATGCTTTTAAGATTCAGTACGAAAATAATGATCATATCACGGGCAAAGCCGTCACAGAGGGGTACGATACAAAGCTTCTTGTGCAAAATCCCCCCATGCCGCCTCTGGAAAGGGAGGAGCTTGACAAGGTATATTCCCTGCCGTATATGAGAGACTACCACCCCTCCTACGAAAAGGACGGCGGTGTGCCCGCAATAGCCGAAGTGAAATTTTCCATCACCCACAACCGCGGATGCTTCGGGGGATGCGCCTTTTGCGCTCTTGCATACCATCAGGGAAAAACAGTGCGTTCACGTTCAATAAAATCGGTAGTTCAGGAAGCCCGTATAATAGCATCTATGCCGGATTTCAAGGGATATATACACGATGTGGGCGGACCTACGGCAAATTTCCGCTATCCCTCCTGCAAAAAACAGCTTACCGACGGCATGTGCAAAAACCGACGCTGTCTGACTCCAAAGCCGTGTCCCAACCTCATTGCCGACCACAGCGAATACATCCGTCTTTTGCATGAGGTTGAAAAGGTTGACAAGGTCAAAAAGGTGTTTATACGTTCGGGAATACGCTTTGACTATATGCTTGCCGACAAAAACGATGCCTTTTTCAGACGGCTCGTTTCAAACCATGTCAGCGGTCAGCTGAAGGTAGCGCCCGAGCACTGCTCCGACAGGGTACTCAAGGAAATGGGCAAGCCATCTATTCAGGTATACAACAAATTCAAAGAAAAGTACTTTGCACTGTGTGAGAATATCGGCAAGGAGCAGTATCTTGTACCGTATCTTATGTCCAGCCATCCCGGCTCAACCATGGCGGATGCCATCGAATTGGCTCTGTATCTGAAAAAAAGCGGATATTCACCCGAACAGGTACAGGACTTTTACCCAACACCCGGAACGGCATCCACTTGTATGTTCTACACCGGACTTGACCCATTCACCGGCAAAAAGGTGTACATTCCCGAAAATTATGAGGAAAAGCAGATGCAACGCGCGCTGTTGCAGTTTAACCGCCCGGAAAACCATGCTCTCATACGCAAGGCTCTTGTTTTGGCAGGACGCGAGGAGCTTATAGGCTACGGTGCAAATTGCCTTGTACCTCCGCAAAAGGGTGCAAAGCCACAACAGCAAAAAGCTAAACCGACACCCGAAGCAAAAAACAAAAAAATCATACCTCAAAATAAAAAATCACCAAAAAAACCGCATAGCAAACCCAATGAAAAGCCGGCGCTCAGAAGCACGGCAAAAAAGAATTTCCCAAAACCTAAGCATAAATGA
- a CDS encoding SPASM domain-containing protein, producing the protein MPDASFLIKPASSLCNMKCKYCFYTDEADNRTVRSHGIMDEKCTRQLVKRAYEYAEGSCSFVFQGGEPTLAGIKYFESFVSLCREFNTKNVKTSFSLQTNGYDITTEMARFFHDNGFLIGLSLDGYDEIHNFMRCDSYKRVMDTARMFDKAGVEYNILSVVNNYSARHGAKIYNFFKKNGFKYLQFIAQVDPFSNTYDFSLTPKRYAVFLKTVFDLYYSDFMSGNYISIRNFDNYVRIMAGIPAECCGMMGRCSCNFTVESDGSVYPCDFYALDEWKLGNIFDCSFEQMKNSDTSQRFVQSSLYINEKCRECRHFNICMGGCRRLREPFYDGKPSLNRFCKSYEEFFDYSRDRLKEMAKICFK; encoded by the coding sequence GTGCCCGATGCCTCTTTTCTCATAAAACCAGCATCTTCTCTTTGCAACATGAAATGCAAATACTGTTTTTACACCGACGAGGCGGATAACCGTACCGTGCGTTCACACGGCATAATGGATGAAAAATGCACCCGTCAGCTGGTAAAACGTGCCTATGAATACGCCGAGGGCAGCTGCAGCTTTGTTTTTCAGGGCGGTGAGCCTACTCTGGCAGGAATTAAATACTTTGAAAGCTTTGTATCGCTTTGCAGGGAATTCAACACAAAAAATGTAAAAACGTCCTTTTCGTTGCAGACCAACGGATATGACATCACTACGGAAATGGCGCGTTTCTTTCACGACAACGGTTTTCTTATCGGTCTGTCGTTGGACGGATATGACGAAATACACAATTTCATGCGGTGCGACAGCTACAAAAGGGTAATGGATACCGCAAGAATGTTTGATAAAGCAGGTGTTGAGTACAATATACTTTCGGTAGTCAACAACTATTCTGCCCGCCACGGAGCTAAAATATATAACTTTTTCAAGAAAAACGGATTTAAGTATCTTCAATTCATCGCACAGGTGGACCCTTTTTCGAATACATATGATTTTTCACTCACACCCAAAAGGTATGCGGTATTTCTGAAAACCGTTTTTGATTTGTACTATTCGGATTTTATGTCCGGAAACTACATAAGCATACGGAATTTTGACAATTACGTGCGGATTATGGCAGGTATACCGGCAGAATGTTGCGGTATGATGGGCAGATGCAGCTGTAATTTCACGGTGGAAAGCGACGGAAGTGTTTACCCCTGCGACTTTTACGCATTGGACGAATGGAAACTCGGAAATATATTTGACTGTTCGTTTGAGCAAATGAAAAATTCCGACACTTCACAACGTTTTGTGCAAAGTTCATTGTACATTAATGAAAAATGCCGTGAGTGCAGACATTTTAATATATGTATGGGGGGATGCCGACGTCTTCGTGAGCCTTTTTATGACGGCAAACCCTCGCTTAACAGGTTTTGCAAAAGCTATGAGGAATTCTTTGATTATTCCCGTGACAGGCTGAAAGAGATGGCAAAAATTTGTTTTAAATAA
- the glmM gene encoding phosphoglucosamine mutase: MNQALPQIDKVLQLCELFNVSADQLLQEKTEIPTPCAQKRSNRYFGTDGFRGEANVTLTSMHAYKVGRFLGWYYSSPLSGCTKAGYRPKIVIGKDTRRSSYMLEYSIVAGITASGADAYMLHVTTTPSVSYVTCREEFDCGIMITASHNPFYDNGIKVINRYGEKLDDATTALIESYIDGDMKALGINGDDLPLASGEKLGCITDYCSGRNRYVGYLISLASHSYKNFRIGLDCANGASWMIAKSVFAALGAHTVVISDEPDGININHKCGATDTERLCRVVKEQHLDFGFAFDGDGDRCIAVDANGEVVDGDKILYILASRLKKRDMLDRNTVVSTIMSNSGFVSSLEKAGIVSEQTNVGDRFVYERMQEKGYALGGEQSGHVIIKKYATTGDGILTAIMITEEICDTKLSLSELASPVMLYPQYTKNIRVKDKDAVASDKGVNEALAEVEKLIDKKGRVLLRKSGTEPVIRIMTECESMEKCEEYADIVANAVIKGGHAVE, translated from the coding sequence ATGAATCAGGCGCTTCCCCAGATAGATAAGGTTTTACAGCTTTGTGAGCTTTTTAATGTATCGGCTGACCAATTATTGCAGGAAAAAACAGAAATCCCCACACCATGCGCGCAAAAGCGTTCCAACCGGTATTTCGGCACGGATGGCTTCAGGGGGGAGGCAAACGTAACACTTACTTCCATGCATGCGTATAAAGTAGGCAGGTTTCTGGGCTGGTATTATTCCTCTCCGCTTTCTGGCTGTACAAAAGCGGGTTATCGACCTAAAATAGTCATCGGTAAGGACACGCGCCGCTCCAGCTATATGCTGGAATATTCCATTGTGGCAGGCATAACCGCTTCCGGAGCGGATGCGTATATGCTTCATGTAACCACCACGCCCAGCGTTTCATATGTCACCTGCCGTGAGGAATTTGACTGCGGTATAATGATAACCGCGTCTCATAACCCCTTTTATGACAACGGCATAAAGGTGATTAACCGCTACGGTGAAAAGCTGGATGACGCCACTACTGCTCTTATTGAATCATATATCGACGGGGATATGAAGGCTTTGGGTATAAACGGCGACGATCTGCCTCTCGCTTCGGGTGAAAAGCTGGGGTGTATAACCGACTACTGCTCCGGAAGAAACCGATATGTAGGCTATCTTATATCGCTTGCATCCCATTCCTACAAAAACTTCAGAATAGGTCTTGACTGCGCCAACGGCGCAAGCTGGATGATAGCAAAATCGGTGTTTGCGGCATTGGGTGCCCATACCGTAGTCATATCCGACGAGCCGGACGGAATAAACATTAATCATAAATGCGGAGCCACCGATACCGAAAGACTGTGTCGGGTCGTAAAGGAACAGCACCTTGATTTCGGCTTTGCCTTTGACGGTGACGGCGATAGATGTATTGCAGTGGATGCAAACGGAGAAGTGGTGGACGGCGACAAAATACTTTATATTCTTGCTTCACGTCTGAAAAAACGTGATATGCTTGACCGTAACACGGTGGTTTCCACGATTATGTCCAACAGCGGTTTCGTTTCAAGCCTTGAAAAAGCGGGCATTGTGAGTGAACAGACTAATGTGGGCGACAGATTTGTATACGAGCGTATGCAGGAAAAGGGCTATGCGCTGGGCGGTGAGCAGTCGGGTCATGTTATTATAAAGAAGTATGCCACAACAGGTGACGGAATTTTAACCGCAATAATGATTACGGAGGAAATTTGTGATACAAAGCTGTCTTTATCCGAGCTTGCCTCTCCTGTGATGCTGTACCCTCAGTATACGAAGAATATACGTGTCAAGGACAAGGACGCGGTGGCATCGGATAAGGGCGTAAATGAAGCACTTGCCGAGGTGGAAAAGCTTATAGACAAAAAGGGCAGGGTGCTTTTGAGAAAAAGCGGCACTGAGCCCGTTATCAGAATAATGACGGAATGCGAGAGCATGGAAAAATGTGAGGAATACGCGGACATAGTTGCCAATGCCGTTATCAAAGGAGGACATGCGGTTGAATAA
- a CDS encoding glycosyltransferase produces the protein MKVLILSITAGEGHNSTAKAIKAQFDSMPNTECRILDTYEYLNKLLAVTISEGYLLSTSMVPKPYSKFYRLAEKRTKTGEDMSAMRLSHNVMAKKLKKYTDVYKPDVVICTHIFAAAIVDVMKVKYKSEFTAVGIVTDFKFHPFWEEGIHLDYIVTANELMNIQAFKKGYKKSQILPFGIPIKPQFAQRENQQAVRRRYGLDPGKFTLLLMSGSMGYGNIEKTVKQLDEIKVDFQTIVVCGNNKQAKEALDEMEFTKSFTILGYVDYVDKLMDAADCIITKPGGLTSSEALAKGLPMIVVNPIPGQEDRNTEFLLNNGVAMYVTDTCPLDEVIYQFFYFRDKIANMKKNIALIGKPNSTKTICEFLYNNYNKN, from the coding sequence ATGAAAGTACTGATTTTAAGCATTACCGCAGGTGAGGGTCATAACTCTACCGCAAAAGCAATAAAGGCACAATTTGACTCGATGCCCAATACGGAGTGTCGTATCCTGGACACTTATGAATACCTCAACAAGCTTCTTGCCGTAACCATATCCGAGGGTTACCTTTTGTCCACCAGCATGGTGCCGAAACCCTATTCAAAGTTTTACAGACTTGCCGAAAAACGCACAAAAACCGGCGAAGATATGTCCGCAATGCGTCTTTCCCACAATGTAATGGCGAAAAAGCTGAAAAAATACACTGATGTATATAAGCCCGACGTGGTGATATGCACTCACATTTTTGCCGCCGCCATTGTGGACGTTATGAAGGTTAAATACAAATCGGAATTCACCGCAGTGGGTATAGTCACCGACTTCAAATTTCATCCCTTCTGGGAAGAGGGCATCCACCTTGATTATATAGTAACCGCAAACGAGCTGATGAACATTCAGGCATTTAAAAAAGGATACAAAAAGTCTCAGATACTTCCTTTCGGTATACCCATAAAGCCTCAGTTTGCACAGCGCGAAAACCAACAAGCCGTGCGCCGAAGATACGGTCTTGATCCGGGTAAATTCACCTTGCTTCTCATGAGCGGAAGCATGGGCTACGGAAATATCGAAAAAACGGTAAAACAGCTTGATGAAATAAAAGTGGATTTCCAGACAATCGTTGTATGCGGAAACAACAAGCAGGCAAAAGAAGCCCTTGATGAAATGGAATTCACAAAAAGCTTCACAATTCTCGGGTATGTCGATTATGTTGACAAATTGATGGATGCCGCCGACTGCATAATAACAAAGCCCGGCGGACTTACAAGCTCGGAGGCACTGGCAAAGGGACTTCCAATGATAGTGGTCAACCCCATCCCCGGCCAGGAGGACAGAAACACCGAATTCCTTTTAAACAACGGCGTGGCAATGTATGTCACCGACACCTGCCCGCTGGACGAGGTAATATATCAGTTCTTCTATTTCCGCGACAAAATCGCCAACATGAAAAAGAATATTGCCCTTATCGGTAAGCCGAATTCCACAAAGACAATTTGTGAATTTCTTTACAACAACTATAATAAAAATTAA
- a CDS encoding UDP-N-acetylglucosamine pyrophosphorylase has protein sequence MRLNKLVKIKELFDCRVGYLTEFFEKYEYPWEMLGHINEYIVQLMAEGVNGFTEISPGVLAGENVKIYAGAVIEAPAVIGSGTHIRPGAFIRGNVITGENCVIGNSSELKNCILLDKVQLPHYNYVGDSVMGNGAHLGAGAVCSNLKADGDNVVIHGESEYLTGIRKVGGFVGDGGDVGCGCVLNPGTVIGKNTSVYPLTSLRGVYPADCIVKSQNEIVKRKV, from the coding sequence ATGCGGTTGAATAAGCTTGTAAAGATAAAAGAACTGTTTGATTGCAGAGTCGGATATCTTACGGAGTTTTTTGAAAAATATGAATATCCGTGGGAGATGCTCGGGCATATAAATGAGTACATTGTTCAGCTTATGGCAGAGGGTGTAAATGGCTTTACGGAAATTTCGCCCGGAGTTCTTGCGGGTGAAAATGTAAAAATATATGCAGGTGCGGTAATAGAAGCACCTGCCGTTATCGGAAGCGGTACCCATATCCGCCCCGGGGCTTTCATACGCGGTAATGTGATAACGGGGGAAAATTGCGTCATTGGTAATTCCAGCGAACTGAAAAACTGCATACTGCTGGATAAGGTACAGCTTCCTCACTATAACTATGTGGGCGATTCTGTCATGGGAAACGGTGCACATCTCGGTGCGGGTGCGGTATGCTCAAACCTCAAAGCCGATGGTGACAATGTGGTGATACACGGTGAATCGGAATACCTCACGGGAATTCGCAAGGTCGGAGGATTTGTGGGTGACGGCGGAGATGTGGGGTGCGGATGTGTTCTTAATCCGGGCACGGTCATAGGCAAGAACACTTCGGTTTATCCTCTTACCTCTCTCAGAGGAGTGTACCCTGCCGACTGTATTGTGAAGTCACAAAATGAAATTGTGAAAAGGAAAGTATAA